The Actinotalea sp. JY-7876 sequence TCCGGGCTCCACACCGTGACCGACGTGGTCGGGGTGTACGCGGTGAGGGCCACCGTGACGTACTGGCCGGCGATCGTCCCCGGCGTCGTGCCGGGGTAGTAGAAGGCCAGGATCTCGTCAGCCGATCGCCCCTGGAGCCCAGCACCCTGGGCGCCCCACTGCGACATGCCGCGGCCGTGGCCCCAGGCGCGGCCGTCGACCGTCCACTGGCCGGAGGCGGGTGCGGGGTAGACCTCCTCGGCGGCCGTGGCCGTGGGGGCGCCGGCGAGGCCGACGAGCCCGGCGGCCAGCAGGGCTGTCGCGGTCACGGAGGCGAGGACTCGACGCAGAGGGTGCACGGAGGTCATTTCGTCAGGCGCTGGGCGCAGATGAGGACTCGGGCGGTCCGGACGCCTCGGTTCAGGCGCCCCGCCGGGCCACCTGCACCACCTTACGGACGAGCGCGGTCGGGCCACCGGCGCGCAGCACGCGGCGCGCCGCCACGAGCCGCTGACCCACGGGGGTGCCGAGCAGGGAGGCGCGCAGCCCGCCCTCGCCCGCGCGCGGCAGGCCCGGGTGCGGCTCGAGCCAGCCCTCGACCGCGTCGAGCGGCTCGTCGTCGAGGACGGGCTCCCACGCGCCGGCCTCCCGCGGGCCGGCCGCGCGACGGATCCGGGCCGCCTCCCGCAGCACCTCGAGGTAGCGCGCGCCCTGGGTGTGCGGGCCCCAGCGCAGCAGCGCCTCGCGGCGCGCCGCGGCCCCGATCCGCCGCCGCAGCAGGGCGTCGTCGAGGAGGCGGGTCAGGCCGTCGACCCACTCCTCGTGCGTCGAGGCGAGGATCCCGGTGCGCCCGTCCTCGATGGCCTCCGCGAACGGCTGGGTGGGTGACGCGACCGTCGGCGTCTCCGTCAGGGCGGCCTCGAGCCACTTGATCGCGGACTTGGCCTCGTTGAACCGGCTGCCGAGCACGAGCGGCGCCAGGTTGACGTCGACCTGGCGCAGCCGCCCCGGCAGCTCGGTCCACGGGAGCATCGGCAGCCGGCGGACGCGCGCGGCGAACGGCTCCAGGGCCGGACCGGTCGTGAGGAAGCCTCCGAGCCAGAGCTCGACGCCCGGGTGCGCGGCGAGCACCTCGACGACGGCGGGCTCGATGACCGCCCAGTCGGCGTCGTGCGTGTTGGTCCCGCTGAAGTAGCCGATGCGCAGGGGGCCCGGCGTCCGGTCGCGCGCGATCTCCCGCTCGCTGAGGCGTGCGAGGTCCGCGCCGACCCCGTTCGCGAAGCGGAACGCGGTCAGGCCGGTCGTGCGCGTCGCGTGCGCGCAGAGCTCCTCGGTGCTGCCGACGTAGGCGTCGCACAGCTCCATGGTGGTGCGGTAGCGCGCGACCCCGCGCCACCACAGCTCCTGCTCGTCCTGCGAGAGCACGTCCAGGCCGTGCACCTGGCCCCGCAGGTCGGGGTCGAAGATCAGGTCGTCGATGTCGAAGAGCACCGGCACGGGACGGGGGCGGGCACGCACGCCCGCCACCAGGTCCACGACCTGCGACGTGGCGGGGACGCGGTAGAGCACGACGGCGTCGGCCTCGGCCGCGAGGTCGACGATCGAGGGGTCGCGGTAGTGACGCACGTCGGCGTGCACGCCGTGCAGCCGCAGCGCCTCGGCGGGCAGGTGGCCGCGGTAGCGCAGTGCTGCCCCCCGGATGCCGACGACGACGAGCACGCGGCCGAGCAGCGACTCCTCGGCCTCGAGCACGTCCGGGGACGTCAGCAGCGCCTCGGCCGGCAGCGGGCCGGGGTCCCTCGTCAGCTCGCCGTAGAGCTCCTCGAGGCCGTCCACCTGGTCCTCGAACCGGCGCACGGGCGCCGTCGCGCCCGCCGCCCGCAGGCGTGCCACGGTCGCGGGGTCGGCCGCGAGCCGGCGCAGCGCCGCGGCGAGGGATTCGGCGTCGGCCGCCGGCACGACCAGGCCGTTGACGCCGTCCTCGACGGCCTCCTCGGGCCCGAGGGTGTCGGTGCACACGACGGCGAGGCCCGCACCGAGCGCCTCGCGCGTGAGGATCGAGTGCGACTCGCGCATCACCGACGGCAGGACCAGCACGTCGTGCGCCGCCATGACGTCGGCCATCTCCGCGCGCGAGTACGCGGGCCGGGCGCGCACCGACGGGGGCAGCGCACGGTCCGGCCCGACGCCGTAGAGGTCGAGCGTCCACGTGCCGTCCGCCGGCAGCCGCCGCGCGGCCGCCAGCAGCACGTCGAGCCCTTTCATCGGGTCCGGGCCGCCGGCGAACATGAAGCGCACGGGTCCGTCCGCGCGCCCCTCCTCCCCGGCCGGGGCCCCGGGCGCACGCGCGACCTCGATCTCCGCGTCGGGCAGCCCGTTCTCGTCGACCCGCAGCCGACGCTCGTCGACGCCGTTGGCGACCAGCACGCGCGCCGCGCTGCGCGACGGCGCCAGGATGACGTCGGCATCCGCGAGCATGGGCTGGAGCACGGCGTTGCGGCGCTCGAGCCAGCGGTGGCCCCCCGCGCACGGGCACGCGCCGCAGTCGACCACGAGGCTGCACGGCTGCATGTCCGGGGCGACGAGGAACTGCCGCGCGCAGGTCCACCAGAAGTCGTGCATCGTCACGACGACGGCCGCCCCCGATCGCTTCGCCGCGCGCACCAGCCCACCGCCCAGGGTCTGGAGCGAGTGCAGGTGCACCACGTCGGGCCGCACGTCCTCGAGCCACTCGGCGAAGTCGCTCGTCACCGCGGCGTTGACCGTGTTCTTCGGGTCCGCCCACGCGGTCCAGGGCGTGGTGACGACCCAGCGGACCTGGACGCCGGCCTCGTCGGTCTCGACCCAGGTGTCCAGCGGTTCGCGGTCGGCGTCGAGGTGCCCCGCGTACACGTGGACCTCGTGGCCGCGGGCGACCAGGCTGCGCGCGATGCGCTGCGGGACGAGCGTGCCTCCGCTGACGAGATTCGGGGGGTAGTGAGCGGAGACCTGGACGACGCGCACCAGGCCACTGTAGAGGCTGGACCGCAAGGGCCTCGCTCACCGGCGGCCCGTGGATGCTCTACCCTCGCCTTCATGCCGTCCGATCCCCCGTCGACGCGTGCAGAGTGGCACGCCGGACTCTCCCAGAAGGACCGCGAGGCCCACGCTCGCATGGCGCAGGTCGCCGCCGACGAAGAGCCGGCAACCATGCGCCGACGCCTCGACGCCCTCAATGCCGAGCTGAGCGTGCTGCGCGCTGCGGTCGACCTCCGCTCCCGCCTCCTGCACGAGCAGTCGGTCGCGCTCACCGAGCGCGACGCCCGCATCGCCGAGATGTCCTCCGAGCTCGACCGCCGCCAGACGGGCGACCTGCCGCGACAGGCCGTGCGCCGCGTCAGGCGCGTCATCGGTCGCGTGGTGCGCACCGGCCTGCGACAGACATGACGCTCATCTCGTTGCTCCTGCTGCCGGGCCAGGACGGGCCGGACGCCGGGTCGGCACTGCGGCGGACCGCCGCCTCGGTGCAGCGCAACGGCCGCGGGCCGTGGCAGCTCGTCGCGCCGTCCCCCGATCGCGGGGACGCGGCGCGCGAGGGCGCGACGGCGAGCCGGCGGGAGATCGACCGCATGCTGCGCAAGGCGGTCACCTGGACGCGCCCGGACGGCGACGGGCCGGCGGCAGTCCTGCGGGCCGGGCTCGCCGCGGCGACCGGGCAGTACGTCGCCGTGCTGGCCCCCGGCGACGAGATCGAGCCGGGCGTGCTCGCCGCGATGGCCGAGTACGTCGCGGCGCGCCCGGCGACGGACGTCCTCTACACCGACGAGCAGTGGCCCGCACCCGGCCACGAGGGCATCCAGACCAAGCCGCACTGGGTCCCCCGGTATCTCGAGGGCTGGGACTACCTCGGACGCCTGTGCCTGGTGCGGCGCAGCCTCGTGGCCGAGGTCGGCGGGTTCCGGCCTGAGGCCGAGCTCGCCCTCGAGTGGGACCTGCACCTCCGCGTCGCCGAGCGGACGCAGGCCATCGAGCACGTGCCCGTCATCGGCCTGACCCGCCCGGCCGCGCCGCCGCGCGGGCCGGAGGTCGCGGAGGCAGGTCGGCGCGCCGTCGCGGACCGCTACGCGCGCCTCGGCATCGGCGCGACGGTCGAGGTGGCTCACCCGGACGGCTACGTCCGGGTGTGGCGCGACGTGCCGGACCCGCCGCCCCTCGTCTCGATCGTCATCCCGACCGGCGGCGGGCGCAGGGACGTGCGGGGCACGTCGACGCTCGTGCTCGAGACGTGCCTGCGCTCGTTGCTCGAGCGCACCACCTACCCGGCGTGGGAGGTCGTCCTGGTCCCGTCGGAGGGCACCCCCCACGACGTGCTCGAGCTCGCCGCGGAGCTGGTGGGCGACCGGCTCGTCGTGGCTCCGGTGACCGGCGAGTTCTCGTTCTCGCACTCCGTCAACGAGGGGGTGCGCCGCTCGCGCGGTGAGCTCGTGGTGCTGCTCAACGACGACACCGAGGTGATCGAGCCCCGCTGGCTGGACCGGATGGTCGCCGTCGCGCAGGACCCGGACGTCGGCGTCGTCGGCGCCAAGCTCCTGTTCGAGGACGACACCATCCAGCACGTCGGCATCGTGCACGACGACACCTGGCTGCCCGTGCACGCGCACCGCCTCGCGACGGACGACGCGAGCCACTTCGGCTCCAAGCTGGTCGACCTCGACTACCTCGCCGTCACCGGCGCGTGCCTGCTGACGCCGCGGGACCTCTACGTCGAGCTCGGCGGGTTCTCCGAGGAGCTGCCCATGGCGTTCAACGACGTCGACTACTGCCACAAGGTCGTCGCCGCCGGCCGCGACGTGGTGTGCACGCCGTTCGCACGGCTGTACCACTACGAGAGCTCGTCACGGGTGGCCGACGTCCGGCCCTTCGAGCGGCAGTACCTCATGGACCACACGCTCGAGCTCGCCAAGCACGACCCGCACATCAACCACCGCGCGGTGCGCTGAGGCGCAGCGGCCGGGCGCGGCCGGCCTCGGGCCCGCCGCGCCGCCTCAGCTGCGGCGCGCGAGCCGCCAGCGGATCTTGGCGACCACCTGCCGCACGCCCCCGTCGCGCAGGTGGCGGACGGCGGCGCGTGCGTCCTGGCGGACCTGCTGCAGGCGCGGCGGACGCGGCACCGGGGCGGCGTGCGCCGCGGCCGTGAGGCGGTGCGCGTCGGCGGCCCGACGCGGCTCCCGGCAGAACTGCACCAGGGGCTCCAGCACGACCGGCCACGTGAAGCCCGCCGCGACCTCGCGGACGGCCGCGCGCGCGGCCCCGCGCGCGCGCTCGTCGGTCAGCATCGCCTCCAGGGCCTCGACGAGCGCGTCCACGTCCTCCGCCGGGACCGTGCGCCCGAGGCCGCGGGCCTCGATCAGCTCGGCGAACGAGTCGCCCTGCGTCGCGACGATCGGCAGGCCGGCCCACAGGTAGTCCAGGATGCGCGTCCGGAACGAGAACTCGGTCTCCACGTGCGGGAAGTGGCAGCTCACGCCGACGTCGGCGTCGAGCAGGTGGTCCGCGCGCGACTCGTAGGGGACCCAGTCCTCGTTGAAGAACACGTGCCGACCGGTGAGGCCGAGCTCGTCGGAGAGCTCCCGGCACCGCGTCGCCACGGCCATCTCCGGGACGTCCGGGTTGGGGTGCTTCATGCCGAGGAAGAACAGCCGGACCTCGGGCACCGTCTCCTTGAGGCGGTCCACGGCCCGCACCAGGCTCAGCGGGTCGAACCAGTTGTAGACGCCGCCGCCCCACAGGACGACCTTGTCGTCGACGCCGATGCCCCGGACGGTGCCCTTGATCGCGCGCCGGGCCTGCACCGGCGGCTCCGGCGCGGTGCCGAACGGCACGATCGTGATGAGCGAGCGCAGCGACGGGTCCGCGTCGTAGGTGTCGGGGTTGATGCGTCCGGCGGCGGCCAGCTGGCCGATCCACAGGTCGCGCTGCCGGCGGGACGCGCACAGGAACAGGTCACCGCGGCGCACCTGGTCCGACAGCTCGCCGAGCGCGAAGGCGAGCGCCTGGTTCCGCGCGGCCTCGGGCTTGTACCTGTCGACCTCGAGCGTCTCGAGCTGGAAGGGGTCGTAGAGGTCGACCACGAGCACCTGCTCGCAGGTCTGCAGCCACGGGAAGGCGTTGAAGACGAAGCCCTGGATCACGACGACGTCGCTCGCCTCGACCTCCGCGCGGAAGTCGCCGACGCCGATCTGGCGGACGTCGAAGCCCTCCCCCGACCGCGTGCACCGGCCGAAGGTCACCAGGCGCACGTCGTGCTCCGTGGCGAGCGCGCGCGAGATCTCCCACGCGCGGATGGCCGGACCGGCCATCCGGTCGGTGATCGTGTCGAGGGTCACGACCAGGACCCGGCGGGCGGTCACGACCAGCGCCCGTCGAGCGCCAGGTAGCCGCCGGACTCGACCGGCGTGCCGTAGTCGACGTTGAGCGTCGCGGCCTCACGCAGGTAGTCGTAGGTGTGCGTGGTGGAGGAGTCGACGATGGACGCCATGAGCTGGAAGCTGCCGGGCTGCAGCGCGACCGCCGGGATCCGGCACTCGACGACGCCCTCGCCCTCGATCGCCGCGATCGGGTGGTTCGTGTCGCGGGTGTTGTTGGCCCAGAGGTACACGCCGTCGTGGGACTCGAGCGCGAGGCCGAAGACCGGGTCGGCGATCCGCTCCTTGGCGGTGTAGCGGATCCGGATCACCACCGGGTCCCCCGTGCGCACCGTCTCGGCGGGCGCGCCGTCCTGGAGCAGCTCCACGGCGTCGATGACCGCCTCGCCGCTGCCCCAGCGGACGCGACCCTGCGCGTCGACGCGCGCGTCGTGCCGGGTCGAGTCCAGGTAGCGCTCGAGGATGGGCTTCGCGTCGCCCGTCTCGACGAGGTTCCCGTGCTCGAGCCACGCGACCGTGTCGCACATGTTGCGCAGCGAGGGCATCGAGTGGCTCACCACGACGACCGTGCGCCCCTCGCGGCTGAACTGCGTGAACTTCTGCGTGCACTTGTCCTGGAAGGCGGCGTCACCGACGGCGAGCACCTCGTCCACGAGGAGGATCTCGGGGTCGACGTTGATCGCGACCGAGAACCCGAGGCGGACGTACATGCCGGACGAGTAGTTCTTCACCGGCTGGTCGATGAACTGCTCGACCCCGGAGAAGTCCACGATCTCGTCGAACTTGCCGTCGATCTCCTTGCGCGTCATGCCGAGGATCGAGCCGTTGAGGTAGACGTTGTCGCGCCCCGACAGCTCCGGGTGGAAGCCCGAGCCGACCTCGAGCAGCGCCGCCATCCGGCCCCGCGACGTGATCGTCCCCGCGTCCGGCGCGAGGATGCCGGCGATGCACTTGAGCAGCGTCGACTTGCCCGAGCCGTTGTCACCGACCAGGCCGAACGTGCTCGCGGCCGGGATCTCGAACCCGACGTCGCGCAGCGCCCAGAAGTCCTCGTACACCGACCGCCGGCCGCGCATGATCGCGGCCTTCAGGCTCTGGTTGCGCTCGTGGTAGACCCGGAACCGCTTGGAGACACCGTCGACGGTCACCGCCGCCGCACCACCCGCCGTCACAGCACCTCCGCCAGCTTCGCCTGGTTGCGTGAGAACACCCGTCCGCCCACGGCGAGCGCGACGACGGTCCAGCCGACGCACCACGCGAGCGAGTCGAGCTCGGGGAGCCGGTTGTCGTAGAGCAGGTTGCGGAACACCTCGACGAAGCGCTCCATCGGGTTGAGGCGGTACAGGTCCAGGATCGTGACCGACCCGAGCAGCGGCCCCGTCCGCTCGGAGATCCCCGCGACGTACGACACCGGGTAGAGGATCGGCGTCAGGTAGAACCACGCCTGGAACACGATCGTGACGAAGTGCTGGGTGTCGCGGAAGTACACGTTCGCCATCGCCAGCATCATGGCGACGCCCGTCGCGAAGAGCGCGAGCAGCACCATCATGAGCACGACCCCGGGGATCCACAGCCACACGTCGGCGCCGAGGAACACGAGCACGACGGCGAGCACCAGCATCTCGATCGCCCAGGTGAACATCGCCGCGAGGGAGCTCGAGGCGACGAGCGTCACCCGCGGGAAGGCGACCTTCTTGATGAGGTTCTCGTTGCCGACGAGCGAGCCCATCCCCGACGTCACGGTGTTCGTGAAGAAGCTCCACGGCAGCAGGCCGCACATCAGCCACACCGCGAAGACGTTGAGCCCGCTGGGGTCGCCGACATCGGCGGGGATGTTGATGATCACCGAGAAGACCGCGGTGTAGATGAGCATCAGGGCGATCGGGTTCGCGAGCGACCAGAGCTGCCCGAGCGCCGTGCGCTTGTACTTGCCCTTGATCTCGCGCCGCGTGAGGTTGACCAGCAGCTCGCGGGAGCCGCCGAGCTCTCGGAGGAGGGTGATCACCGAGCCCGACCACCCAGCACGCGGCGCAGGCGCCCGTACACCGCGCGCGGCACCGCGAGGGCGCGGACCGTCCGCGTCGCGAGGACCGCGTCGACGTCGCCGCGCGCGCGCTCGAGCGCGCGCTCGAGGTGGGCCACGCGTCCCTGCGCCTCCGCGAGCCGCACGCGCAGCTCCTCGCGCTCGAGCCGTGACGCCTCGACGGCGCCGGCCGCGTCGTCCACGACCGCACGGACGAGGAACTGGTAGGTCAGCGCGTCCGGCTGCTCGCGCACCCACTCCACGACGCCCGCGGGGAGCCGCTCGACGTCCACCACGACCTCGGAGGCCAGCGGGTCCTTCACCGTCGTGCGCACGTCGACGGCCGACAGCCCGGCGCCGCGCAGCATCGCCAGGAGCGTGCACCGCGTGAAGAAGCGGATGTGCGTCCGGTCCATCAGGCCGAGCTCCTGGTACTCCCAGGAGCCCTGCAGGAGCGCCAG is a genomic window containing:
- a CDS encoding glycosyltransferase, encoding MRVVQVSAHYPPNLVSGGTLVPQRIARSLVARGHEVHVYAGHLDADREPLDTWVETDEAGVQVRWVVTTPWTAWADPKNTVNAAVTSDFAEWLEDVRPDVVHLHSLQTLGGGLVRAAKRSGAAVVVTMHDFWWTCARQFLVAPDMQPCSLVVDCGACPCAGGHRWLERRNAVLQPMLADADVILAPSRSAARVLVANGVDERRLRVDENGLPDAEIEVARAPGAPAGEEGRADGPVRFMFAGGPDPMKGLDVLLAAARRLPADGTWTLDLYGVGPDRALPPSVRARPAYSRAEMADVMAAHDVLVLPSVMRESHSILTREALGAGLAVVCTDTLGPEEAVEDGVNGLVVPAADAESLAAALRRLAADPATVARLRAAGATAPVRRFEDQVDGLEELYGELTRDPGPLPAEALLTSPDVLEAEESLLGRVLVVVGIRGAALRYRGHLPAEALRLHGVHADVRHYRDPSIVDLAAEADAVVLYRVPATSQVVDLVAGVRARPRPVPVLFDIDDLIFDPDLRGQVHGLDVLSQDEQELWWRGVARYRTTMELCDAYVGSTEELCAHATRTTGLTAFRFANGVGADLARLSEREIARDRTPGPLRIGYFSGTNTHDADWAVIEPAVVEVLAAHPGVELWLGGFLTTGPALEPFAARVRRLPMLPWTELPGRLRQVDVNLAPLVLGSRFNEAKSAIKWLEAALTETPTVASPTQPFAEAIEDGRTGILASTHEEWVDGLTRLLDDALLRRRIGAAARREALLRWGPHTQGARYLEVLREAARIRRAAGPREAGAWEPVLDDEPLDAVEGWLEPHPGLPRAGEGGLRASLLGTPVGQRLVAARRVLRAGGPTALVRKVVQVARRGA
- a CDS encoding glycosyltransferase, which encodes MTLISLLLLPGQDGPDAGSALRRTAASVQRNGRGPWQLVAPSPDRGDAAREGATASRREIDRMLRKAVTWTRPDGDGPAAVLRAGLAAATGQYVAVLAPGDEIEPGVLAAMAEYVAARPATDVLYTDEQWPAPGHEGIQTKPHWVPRYLEGWDYLGRLCLVRRSLVAEVGGFRPEAELALEWDLHLRVAERTQAIEHVPVIGLTRPAAPPRGPEVAEAGRRAVADRYARLGIGATVEVAHPDGYVRVWRDVPDPPPLVSIVIPTGGGRRDVRGTSTLVLETCLRSLLERTTYPAWEVVLVPSEGTPHDVLELAAELVGDRLVVAPVTGEFSFSHSVNEGVRRSRGELVVLLNDDTEVIEPRWLDRMVAVAQDPDVGVVGAKLLFEDDTIQHVGIVHDDTWLPVHAHRLATDDASHFGSKLVDLDYLAVTGACLLTPRDLYVELGGFSEELPMAFNDVDYCHKVVAAGRDVVCTPFARLYHYESSSRVADVRPFERQYLMDHTLELAKHDPHINHRAVR
- a CDS encoding glycosyltransferase, with amino-acid sequence MTLDTITDRMAGPAIRAWEISRALATEHDVRLVTFGRCTRSGEGFDVRQIGVGDFRAEVEASDVVVIQGFVFNAFPWLQTCEQVLVVDLYDPFQLETLEVDRYKPEAARNQALAFALGELSDQVRRGDLFLCASRRQRDLWIGQLAAAGRINPDTYDADPSLRSLITIVPFGTAPEPPVQARRAIKGTVRGIGVDDKVVLWGGGVYNWFDPLSLVRAVDRLKETVPEVRLFFLGMKHPNPDVPEMAVATRCRELSDELGLTGRHVFFNEDWVPYESRADHLLDADVGVSCHFPHVETEFSFRTRILDYLWAGLPIVATQGDSFAELIEARGLGRTVPAEDVDALVEALEAMLTDERARGAARAAVREVAAGFTWPVVLEPLVQFCREPRRAADAHRLTAAAHAAPVPRPPRLQQVRQDARAAVRHLRDGGVRQVVAKIRWRLARRS
- a CDS encoding ABC transporter ATP-binding protein, with protein sequence MTVDGVSKRFRVYHERNQSLKAAIMRGRRSVYEDFWALRDVGFEIPAASTFGLVGDNGSGKSTLLKCIAGILAPDAGTITSRGRMAALLEVGSGFHPELSGRDNVYLNGSILGMTRKEIDGKFDEIVDFSGVEQFIDQPVKNYSSGMYVRLGFSVAINVDPEILLVDEVLAVGDAAFQDKCTQKFTQFSREGRTVVVVSHSMPSLRNMCDTVAWLEHGNLVETGDAKPILERYLDSTRHDARVDAQGRVRWGSGEAVIDAVELLQDGAPAETVRTGDPVVIRIRYTAKERIADPVFGLALESHDGVYLWANNTRDTNHPIAAIEGEGVVECRIPAVALQPGSFQLMASIVDSSTTHTYDYLREAATLNVDYGTPVESGGYLALDGRWS
- a CDS encoding ABC transporter permease yields the protein MITLLRELGGSRELLVNLTRREIKGKYKRTALGQLWSLANPIALMLIYTAVFSVIINIPADVGDPSGLNVFAVWLMCGLLPWSFFTNTVTSGMGSLVGNENLIKKVAFPRVTLVASSSLAAMFTWAIEMLVLAVVLVFLGADVWLWIPGVVLMMVLLALFATGVAMMLAMANVYFRDTQHFVTIVFQAWFYLTPILYPVSYVAGISERTGPLLGSVTILDLYRLNPMERFVEVFRNLLYDNRLPELDSLAWCVGWTVVALAVGGRVFSRNQAKLAEVL
- a CDS encoding bifunctional 2-polyprenyl-6-hydroxyphenol methylase/3-demethylubiquinol 3-O-methyltransferase UbiG, translating into MSQYDTTLDPSVSNNSHVQLLDLVGGGKDVLDVGCSTGYLAEALTQRGCTVSGIEYDAEAAELARPHLDRLVVGDLNTLDLAEAFGERRFEVIVLGDVLEHLADPAPVLGRLVGLLAPGGSVVISIPNVSHGSIRLALLQGSWEYQELGLMDRTHIRFFTRCTLLAMLRGAGLSAVDVRTTVKDPLASEVVVDVERLPAGVVEWVREQPDALTYQFLVRAVVDDAAGAVEASRLEREELRVRLAEAQGRVAHLERALERARGDVDAVLATRTVRALAVPRAVYGRLRRVLGGRAR